A window from Brachyhypopomus gauderio isolate BG-103 chromosome 6, BGAUD_0.2, whole genome shotgun sequence encodes these proteins:
- the bet1 gene encoding BET1 homolog: protein MRRAGLGEGAPQGGYVASGYSVYEEENEHLQEGLRAKVNALKHLSIDIGNEVKSQNKMLGEMDTDFDSTGGLLGATMGRLKLLSRGSQTKIYCYMLLFALFVFVVLYWVIKLR from the exons ATGAGGCGTGCAGGGTTGG GTGAGGGAGCCCCGCAAGGAGGTTATGTCGCAAGCGGATACAGTGTTTACGAGGAGGAAAACGAACATTTACAGGAAGGTCTTCGAGCCAAAGTCAACGCGCTGAAACAT CTGTCAATAGATATTGGGAATGAAGtcaaaagccaaaataaaatgTTGGGAGAGATG GACACGGATTTTGACTCCACTGGTGGTCTACTGGGAGCTACCATGGGCAGACTGAAGCTGCTATCCAGAGGAAGTCAGACCAAAATCTACTGCTACATGCTTCTTTTCgctctttttgtttttgtagtCCTTTATTGGGTGATCAAACTGAGGTGA